Proteins from a genomic interval of Cyanobium sp. AMD-g:
- a CDS encoding radical SAM protein — MLAFPSSYSVGITSLGYQVVWASLARRSDLDVRRLFTDQGDPPHRSCDLFGLSLSWELDGPVLLDLLERQGIPLWSHQRGEDDPIVFGGGPVLTANPEPLAPFFDVVLLGDGELLLPAFIDALQASRTLPRPERLRQLARVPGVYVPALYAPRYDSEGALLAVEPTAADLPATIAKQTWRGNTLSHSTVITPEAAWPSIHMVEVARSCPELCRFCLASYLTLPFRTASLDDGLIPAVETGLAVTQRLGLLGASVTQHPQFADLLSWLDQDRFEGTRVSVSSVRAATVTPQLGRILARRGSKSLTIAIESGSERMRRVVNKKLSGEEIFAAARYAKEGGLSGLKLYGMAGLPSEDDADIEATADLLLALKKATPGLRLSLGVSTFVPKAHTPFQWEGVRPEAEKRLQRLARRLQPKGIELRPESYGWSVIQALLSRSDRRLAPVIAAARGQHDSQGGWKKAYRAARAGEVAAPADLPCPLPLPPPWEEVVRATWAEERVLPWSHLEGPLPPATLLRHRQEALAGDSNADPPAAPSPPH; from the coding sequence GGAATCACCAGCCTGGGCTATCAGGTGGTGTGGGCCAGCCTGGCGCGCCGCAGCGACCTCGATGTGCGGCGGCTGTTCACGGATCAGGGGGACCCGCCGCACCGCTCCTGCGACCTGTTCGGCCTGTCGCTGAGCTGGGAGCTGGACGGACCGGTGCTGCTCGACCTGCTGGAGCGCCAGGGCATCCCCCTGTGGAGCCACCAGCGGGGGGAGGACGACCCGATCGTGTTCGGCGGCGGCCCGGTGCTCACCGCCAACCCCGAACCGCTGGCCCCCTTCTTCGACGTGGTGCTGCTTGGCGATGGCGAGCTGCTGCTGCCCGCCTTCATCGACGCGCTCCAGGCCAGCCGCACCCTGCCCCGGCCCGAGCGCCTGCGGCAGCTGGCCCGGGTTCCCGGGGTCTATGTGCCGGCGCTCTACGCCCCCCGCTACGACAGTGAAGGAGCCCTGCTGGCCGTGGAGCCCACCGCTGCGGATCTGCCGGCCACCATCGCCAAGCAGACCTGGCGCGGCAACACCCTGAGCCATTCCACCGTGATCACACCGGAGGCGGCCTGGCCGTCGATCCACATGGTGGAGGTGGCCCGCAGCTGCCCGGAGCTGTGCCGCTTCTGCCTGGCCAGCTACCTGACCCTGCCGTTCCGCACCGCCTCCCTCGACGACGGGCTGATCCCGGCGGTGGAGACGGGGCTGGCGGTGACGCAGCGGCTGGGCCTGCTGGGGGCCTCGGTGACCCAGCACCCCCAGTTCGCCGACCTGCTCAGCTGGTTGGATCAGGACCGTTTCGAGGGCACGCGGGTCAGCGTCAGCTCGGTGCGGGCCGCCACCGTGACGCCCCAGCTGGGCCGGATCCTGGCCCGGCGGGGGAGCAAGTCACTCACGATCGCGATTGAAAGCGGCAGCGAACGCATGCGCCGGGTGGTGAACAAGAAGCTGAGCGGCGAGGAAATCTTCGCCGCGGCCCGCTACGCCAAAGAGGGTGGCCTCAGCGGCCTGAAGCTCTATGGCATGGCCGGGCTGCCCAGCGAAGACGACGCCGACATCGAGGCCACCGCCGACCTGCTGCTGGCCCTCAAGAAAGCCACCCCGGGCCTGCGGCTCAGCCTGGGGGTGAGCACCTTCGTGCCCAAGGCCCATACGCCCTTCCAGTGGGAAGGGGTGCGGCCGGAGGCGGAGAAGCGCCTGCAGCGGCTGGCGCGGCGCCTGCAGCCGAAGGGCATCGAGCTGCGGCCGGAGAGCTATGGCTGGAGCGTCATCCAGGCCCTGCTCTCCCGCAGCGACCGCCGCCTGGCACCGGTGATCGCCGCGGCGCGGGGCCAGCACGACAGCCAGGGCGGCTGGAAGAAGGCCTACCGGGCGGCCCGGGCCGGCGAGGTGGCCGCACCGGCGGATCTGCCATGTCCCCTGCCGCTGCCGCCCCCCTGGGAGGAGGTGGTCCGCGCCACCTGGGCTGAGGAGAGGGTCCTGCCCTGGAGCCATCTGGAGGGGCCCCTGCCCCCAGCCACCCTGCTCAGGCACCGGCAGGAGGCCCTGGCTGGCGATAGCAACGCAGACCCGCCAGCAGCACCCAGCCCGCCACATTGA